The following proteins are co-located in the Silene latifolia isolate original U9 population chromosome 1, ASM4854445v1, whole genome shotgun sequence genome:
- the LOC141595896 gene encoding RNA polymerase sigma factor sigA-like isoform X1 gives MMATAAVVGLSAGKRMLTSSFCYSDLTEKLSYATDQQHQIPSAKSVIIAKKTTSFNPGGARGSSPKALKECIDGPTIQHSEPWVQRYPPSEEDSWEPESSIEALLLLQKSMLEKQLELSLDHSGVTDKFRERTNKELRVTSSGIPARVRRINSKKKTQSKNSMKHSHEKLPTPTVSPELLQSHMVGYVRGLTTNELLTHAQVVNLSRKIRTGLSLEEHRSRLKEKIGSEPSDDQLAMSLKMNRAELRSKLIECTLAREKLAMSNVRLVMSIAQRYENMGADMADLVQGGLIGLLRGIEKFDSAKGFKISTYVYWWIRQGVSKALVESSRTLRLPTHLHERLSLIRGAKNRLEEKGITPSIDRIAETLNMSHKKVKNATEAVRSVLSLDREPFPSLNGVPGKTYHSYVADNRLENNPWHGVDELTLKNEVSDLIDTALRERERDIIRLYYGLDEDSLTWEEISKRMGLSRERVRQVGLVALEKLKLAARKSRMDALLVYFKLRRKLMVRQRKSARILRM, from the exons ATGATGGCCACGGCTGCTGTCGTTGGGCTTAGTGCTGGCAAAAGGATGTTGACTTCTTCTTTCTGCTACTCAGATCTCACAGAAAAACTCTCTTATGCTACTGACCAACAACATCAAATCCCTTCTGCCAAAAGTGTGATTATCGCCAAGAAAACAACGAGTTTTAATCCTGGTGGGGCCCGAGGATCGTCTCCTAAAGCCCTCAAAGAATGTATAGATGGACCAACAATTCAACATTCTGAACCATGGGTTCAGAGATATCCCCCTTCTGAAGAGGATTCGTGGGAACCTGAATCTTCTATTGAGGCTCTTCTTTTGCTACAGAAATCAATGCTGGAAAAGCAGTTGGAGCTATCCTTGGACCACAGTGGCGTGACTGATAAGTTTAGGGAACGTACTAACAAAGAACTGAGGGTCACATCCTCTGGGATACCTGCCCGAGTACGAAGGATTAACTCCAAGAAGAAAACTCAGAGCAAAAATTCCATGAAACATAGTCATGAAAAACTTCCTACACCTACTGTAAGCCCTGAGCTTCTCCAGTCTCATATGGTAGGTTATGTGAGGGGTCTGACAACTAACGAATTGTTGACTCATGCTCAAGTTGTTAATTTGTCTCGAAAGATCAGAACCGGTCTTTCCTTGGAGGAGCATAGATCAAG ACTGAAAGAAAAAATAGGGTCTGAGCCTTCAGATGATCAACTTGCAATGTCCTTGAAGATGAACCGAGCTGAACTAAGGTCCAAACTGATTGAATGTACTCTAGCAAGAGAGAAGCTGGCTATGAGCAATGTTCGCTTGGTCATGTCGATTGCTCAAAGATATGAGAACATGGGTGCTGACATGGCAGACCTTGTCCAG GGAGGACTCATTGGACTACTTCGTGGAATTGAGAAGTTTGATTCCGCCAAAGGATTCAAAATCTCCACTTATGTGTATTGGTGGATACGTCAA GGTGTTTCTAAAGCATTAGTGGAAAGTTCAAGAACGTTAAGGTTGCCAACCCATCTACATGAAAGATTAAGTTTAATTCGCGGGGCAAAAAATAGGCTTGAGGAGAAAGGGATAACTCCTTCTATTGAT AGGATAGCCGAAACCTTGAACATGTCTCATAAGAAAGTAAAGAACGCAACAGAG GCGGTCAGATCGGTCTTGTCTCTTGACAGGGAACCGTTCCCCTCGCTCAATGGTGTTCCAGGAAAGACTTATCACAGT TATGTTGCAGACAACCGTCTTGAGAATAACCCGTGGCATGGTGTAGATGAATTGACACTTAAG AATGAAGTAAGTGATCTTATTGACACGGCACTtagggaaagggagagagataTCATACGTCTCTATTACGGCCTAGACGAAGACTCTCTCACATGGGAAGAAATTAGCAAAAG GATGGGGTTATCGAGAGAAAGAGTAAGGCAGGTGGGACTTGTAGCGCTTGAGAAACTAAAGCTCGCAGCCAGAAAGAGTAGGATGGATGCCTTACTG GTTTACTTTAaattgagacggaaactaatggTGAGACAACGGAAATCAGCAAGAATCTTGAGAATGTAG
- the LOC141595896 gene encoding RNA polymerase sigma factor sigA-like isoform X3 — translation MMATAAVVGLSAGKRMLTSSFCYSDLTEKLSYATDQQHQIPSAKSVIIAKKTTSFNPGGARGSSPKALKECIDGPTIQHSEPWVQRYPPSEEDSWEPESSIEALLLLQKSMLEKQLELSLDHSGVTDKFRERTNKELRVTSSGIPARVRRINSKKKTQSKNSMKHSHEKLPTPTVSPELLQSHMVGYVRGLTTNELLTHAQVVNLSRKIRTGLSLEEHRSRLKEKIGSEPSDDQLAMSLKMNRAELRSKLIECTLAREKLAMSNVRLVMSIAQRYENMGADMADLVQGGLIGLLRGIEKFDSAKGFKISTYVYWWIRQGVSKALVESSRTLRLPTHLHERLSLIRGAKNRLEEKGITPSIDRIAETLNMSHKKVKNATEAVRSVLSLDREPFPSLNGVPGKTYHSYVADNRLENNPWHGVDELTLKNEVSDLIDTALRERERDIIRLYYGLDEDSLTWEEISKRMGLSRERVRQVGLVALEKLKLAARKSRMDALLQES, via the exons ATGATGGCCACGGCTGCTGTCGTTGGGCTTAGTGCTGGCAAAAGGATGTTGACTTCTTCTTTCTGCTACTCAGATCTCACAGAAAAACTCTCTTATGCTACTGACCAACAACATCAAATCCCTTCTGCCAAAAGTGTGATTATCGCCAAGAAAACAACGAGTTTTAATCCTGGTGGGGCCCGAGGATCGTCTCCTAAAGCCCTCAAAGAATGTATAGATGGACCAACAATTCAACATTCTGAACCATGGGTTCAGAGATATCCCCCTTCTGAAGAGGATTCGTGGGAACCTGAATCTTCTATTGAGGCTCTTCTTTTGCTACAGAAATCAATGCTGGAAAAGCAGTTGGAGCTATCCTTGGACCACAGTGGCGTGACTGATAAGTTTAGGGAACGTACTAACAAAGAACTGAGGGTCACATCCTCTGGGATACCTGCCCGAGTACGAAGGATTAACTCCAAGAAGAAAACTCAGAGCAAAAATTCCATGAAACATAGTCATGAAAAACTTCCTACACCTACTGTAAGCCCTGAGCTTCTCCAGTCTCATATGGTAGGTTATGTGAGGGGTCTGACAACTAACGAATTGTTGACTCATGCTCAAGTTGTTAATTTGTCTCGAAAGATCAGAACCGGTCTTTCCTTGGAGGAGCATAGATCAAG ACTGAAAGAAAAAATAGGGTCTGAGCCTTCAGATGATCAACTTGCAATGTCCTTGAAGATGAACCGAGCTGAACTAAGGTCCAAACTGATTGAATGTACTCTAGCAAGAGAGAAGCTGGCTATGAGCAATGTTCGCTTGGTCATGTCGATTGCTCAAAGATATGAGAACATGGGTGCTGACATGGCAGACCTTGTCCAG GGAGGACTCATTGGACTACTTCGTGGAATTGAGAAGTTTGATTCCGCCAAAGGATTCAAAATCTCCACTTATGTGTATTGGTGGATACGTCAA GGTGTTTCTAAAGCATTAGTGGAAAGTTCAAGAACGTTAAGGTTGCCAACCCATCTACATGAAAGATTAAGTTTAATTCGCGGGGCAAAAAATAGGCTTGAGGAGAAAGGGATAACTCCTTCTATTGAT AGGATAGCCGAAACCTTGAACATGTCTCATAAGAAAGTAAAGAACGCAACAGAG GCGGTCAGATCGGTCTTGTCTCTTGACAGGGAACCGTTCCCCTCGCTCAATGGTGTTCCAGGAAAGACTTATCACAGT TATGTTGCAGACAACCGTCTTGAGAATAACCCGTGGCATGGTGTAGATGAATTGACACTTAAG AATGAAGTAAGTGATCTTATTGACACGGCACTtagggaaagggagagagataTCATACGTCTCTATTACGGCCTAGACGAAGACTCTCTCACATGGGAAGAAATTAGCAAAAG GATGGGGTTATCGAGAGAAAGAGTAAGGCAGGTGGGACTTGTAGCGCTTGAGAAACTAAAGCTCGCAGCCAGAAAGAGTAGGATGGATGCCTTACTG CAAGAATCTTGA
- the LOC141595896 gene encoding RNA polymerase sigma factor sigA-like isoform X2 produces MMATAAVVGLSAGKRMLTSSFCYSDLTEKLSYATDQQHQIPSAKSVIIAKKTTSFNPGGARGSSPKALKECIDGPTIQHSEPWVQRYPPSEEDSWEPESSIEALLLLQKSMLEKQLELSLDHSGVTDKFRERTNKELRVTSSGIPARVRRINSKKKTQSKNSMKHSHEKLPTPTVSPELLQSHMVGYVRGLTTNELLTHAQVVNLSRKIRTGLSLEEHRSRLKEKIGSEPSDDQLAMSLKMNRAELRSKLIECTLAREKLAMSNVRLVMSIAQRYENMGADMADLVQGGLIGLLRGIEKFDSAKGFKISTYVYWWIRQGVSKALVESSRTLRLPTHLHERLSLIRGAKNRLEEKGITPSIDRIAETLNMSHKKVKNATEAVRSVLSLDREPFPSLNGVPGKTYHSYVADNRLENNPWHGVDELTLKNEVSDLIDTALRERERDIIRLYYGLDEDSLTWEEISKRMGLSRERVRQVGLVALEKLKLAARKSRMDALLDTTGHSFA; encoded by the exons ATGATGGCCACGGCTGCTGTCGTTGGGCTTAGTGCTGGCAAAAGGATGTTGACTTCTTCTTTCTGCTACTCAGATCTCACAGAAAAACTCTCTTATGCTACTGACCAACAACATCAAATCCCTTCTGCCAAAAGTGTGATTATCGCCAAGAAAACAACGAGTTTTAATCCTGGTGGGGCCCGAGGATCGTCTCCTAAAGCCCTCAAAGAATGTATAGATGGACCAACAATTCAACATTCTGAACCATGGGTTCAGAGATATCCCCCTTCTGAAGAGGATTCGTGGGAACCTGAATCTTCTATTGAGGCTCTTCTTTTGCTACAGAAATCAATGCTGGAAAAGCAGTTGGAGCTATCCTTGGACCACAGTGGCGTGACTGATAAGTTTAGGGAACGTACTAACAAAGAACTGAGGGTCACATCCTCTGGGATACCTGCCCGAGTACGAAGGATTAACTCCAAGAAGAAAACTCAGAGCAAAAATTCCATGAAACATAGTCATGAAAAACTTCCTACACCTACTGTAAGCCCTGAGCTTCTCCAGTCTCATATGGTAGGTTATGTGAGGGGTCTGACAACTAACGAATTGTTGACTCATGCTCAAGTTGTTAATTTGTCTCGAAAGATCAGAACCGGTCTTTCCTTGGAGGAGCATAGATCAAG ACTGAAAGAAAAAATAGGGTCTGAGCCTTCAGATGATCAACTTGCAATGTCCTTGAAGATGAACCGAGCTGAACTAAGGTCCAAACTGATTGAATGTACTCTAGCAAGAGAGAAGCTGGCTATGAGCAATGTTCGCTTGGTCATGTCGATTGCTCAAAGATATGAGAACATGGGTGCTGACATGGCAGACCTTGTCCAG GGAGGACTCATTGGACTACTTCGTGGAATTGAGAAGTTTGATTCCGCCAAAGGATTCAAAATCTCCACTTATGTGTATTGGTGGATACGTCAA GGTGTTTCTAAAGCATTAGTGGAAAGTTCAAGAACGTTAAGGTTGCCAACCCATCTACATGAAAGATTAAGTTTAATTCGCGGGGCAAAAAATAGGCTTGAGGAGAAAGGGATAACTCCTTCTATTGAT AGGATAGCCGAAACCTTGAACATGTCTCATAAGAAAGTAAAGAACGCAACAGAG GCGGTCAGATCGGTCTTGTCTCTTGACAGGGAACCGTTCCCCTCGCTCAATGGTGTTCCAGGAAAGACTTATCACAGT TATGTTGCAGACAACCGTCTTGAGAATAACCCGTGGCATGGTGTAGATGAATTGACACTTAAG AATGAAGTAAGTGATCTTATTGACACGGCACTtagggaaagggagagagataTCATACGTCTCTATTACGGCCTAGACGAAGACTCTCTCACATGGGAAGAAATTAGCAAAAG GATGGGGTTATCGAGAGAAAGAGTAAGGCAGGTGGGACTTGTAGCGCTTGAGAAACTAAAGCTCGCAGCCAGAAAGAGTAGGATGGATGCCTTACTG GACACGACAGGACATTCATTTGCTTGA
- the LOC141595928 gene encoding uncharacterized protein LOC141595928 yields the protein MVGGRKEEGGFTINNSNVFAALDTLKKKKNKDKKSGSSNKVSLSKTKDLDPPVFWQPAPLKATSWGDVDEDDDDDYYATAVPLSSAWAPTPSQLSKDPPHPLEESESEDDMLDLGDEEIEEDHEHETEPPARPEPVLKKAPETPAPPKEPERQLSKKERKKKELAELEALLADFGVSNDNSEGAAKEKKTEEQNKVRATDNGDKNDGMPVESKNAKKKKKKDKTSKEAKDSQELPNSSEVGPDQTESSAGKEPADEDTSSIDVKDRLKKLAASKKKKSSKEMDGAAKAAASEAAARNARLAAAKKKEKNHYNQQPVR from the exons ATGgtaggaggaagaaaagaagaagggggTTTTACAATCAACAACTCGAATGTATTTGCAGCATTAGATACCCTTAagaaaaagaagaacaaagatAAGAAGAGTGGTAGTAGTAACAAGGTTTCTTTGTCGAAAACTAAGGACCTTGACCCTCCTGTGTTTTGGCAACCTGCCCCTTTAAAggctacttcttggggtgatgttgatgaggatgatgatgatgattattatgcCACCGCTGTTCCGCTTTCTTCTGCCTGGGCTCCTACTCCTTCTCAGCTTTCCAAAGACCCTCCTCACCCTCTTGAG GAGAGTGAAAGTGAAGATGATATGCTCGACCTAGGAGATGAAGAGATTGAGGAAGACCATGAGCATGAAACTGAGCCTCCTGCACGCCCTGAACCAGTTCTCAAGAAAGCTCCTGAAACTCCTGCTCCACCCAAAGAACCCGAGAGACAACTCTCAAAGAAGGAAAGGAAGAAGAAGGAGCTTGCAGAACTAGAAGCCCTTCTTGCTGATTTCGGAGTATCAAATGACAACAGTGAAG GTGCTGCAAAAGAGAAGAAAACAGAAGAGCAAAACAAAGTACGAGCGACCGACAATGGAGATAAGAATGACGGCATGCCGGTTGAGTCTAAAAATgctaagaagaagaaaaagaaggacAAGACTTCCAAAGAAGCCAAAGATAGTCAAGAACTGCCCAACAGCTCTGAGGTGGGTCCTGATCAAACCGAGTCATCAGCTGGAAAAGAGCCGGCCGATGAGGATACATCCTCAATTGACGTGAAAGACCGCCTAAAGAAGCTGGCTGcttcaaagaagaagaaatcaAGCAAAGAGATGGACGGCGCAGCAAAGGCAGCTGCTTCGGAAGCCGCTGCACGGAATGCAAGGCTTGCTGCTgcgaaaaagaaagagaagaatCATTACAACCAGCAACCTGTCAGGTAG